Proteins encoded within one genomic window of Triticum aestivum cultivar Chinese Spring chromosome 2D, IWGSC CS RefSeq v2.1, whole genome shotgun sequence:
- the LOC123048174 gene encoding uncharacterized protein gives MESSQLKKLALLLRNKEEPLMSRVAKSENERVKFLKNVNGAYDKAVSLLDDSAAMKEKYAGEGGHKAGIAAEVADYVKHCLNMAMQNVRDCSLRVRCVDKMRAHYESLATEVAELDLEDAPSVERLAVDTAKLNKCMLEYLRKYRSPSARASSKLYSMVLKQEGVKFPDLVSRHQGELGFEGAFEDLTEAQKLEVYNSIIEESGRATGIQVVGATLGVAVLFVAAGLMVWDIFTAAHKLETVLHSSVNALSAVGAFAVQVAVEGAIAEAVVDVEMGVFLVSLAGFVACSVAGLVFTAAGGLLIEMILGSGGSKAPPVADLSFHTAPTPDGMAIAYQLAHD, from the coding sequence ATGGAAAGCAGCCAGCTGAAGAAGCTGGCTCTCCTGCTGAGGAACAAGGAGGAGCCACTGATGAGCCGGGTGGCCAAATCGGAGAACGAACGCGTCAAGTTCCTGAAAAACGTCAACGGCGCATACGACAAGGCGGTGAGCCTGCTGGACGACAGCGCCGCCATGAAGGAGAAgtacgccggagaaggaggccacAAGGCTGGCATCGCCGCGGAAGTCGCCGACTACGTCAAGCACTGCCTCAACATGGCGATGCAGAATGTCCGTGACTGCAGCCTGCGGGTGAGGTGCGTGGACAAGATGAGGGCGCACTATGAGTCCCTTGCCACGGAGGTCGCAGAGCTGGACCTGGAGGATGCGCCCAGCGTCGAGCGCCTAGCTGTGGACACGGCCAAGCTGAACAAATGCATGCTGGAGTACTTGAGAAAGTACCGCAGCCCCTCGGCCCGGGCGTCCTCCAAGTTGTACTCCATGGTGCTCAAGCAAGAGGGGGTCAAGTTCCCGGACCTGGTGAGCAGGCACCAGGGCGAGCTTGGCTTCGAGGGCGCGTTCGAGGACCTGACAGAGGCGCAGAAGCTCGAGGTTTACAACAGCATCATCGAAGAGTCCGGCCGGGCAACCGGAATACAGGTGGTGGGCGCGACGCTGGGGGTGGCCGTGCTGTTCGTGGCCGCCGGGCTTATGGTGTGGGACATATTCACGGCGGCGCACAAGCTTGAGACCGTGCTCCACAGCAGCGTCAACGCGCTGTCGGCCGTCGGCGCCTTCGCCGTGCAGGTGGCGGTGGAGGGCGCCATCGCGGAGGCGGTGGTGGACGTGGAGATGGGCGTGTTCCTGGTGTCGCTCGCCGGGTTTGTGGCCTGTAGTGTGGCTGGCCTCGTCTTTACTGCCGCCGGTGGGTTGCTGATTGAAATGATCCTTGGTTCAGGAGGCTCCAAGGCGCCTCCGGTCGCCGACCTTAGCTTCCATACTGCACCCACGCCTGACGGCATGGCTATTGCCTACCAACTCGCTCATGACTGA